The sequence GCAATGTACTCTTTACCGTCATCCAGTAATCCCAATGCATAGCAAGCTTCTTGGAAATCCTTATAAAGAATACCATTGACTGTTTTTAAATAGACAAAGCTTGTTGGTCCTGGAATTTTATTAAGCAAAACTCGCAAGTAATAGGCTTGTCCTATAGAAGGTGGTACATACGTAATTCTGCCTATTGCAAAACTTTTCCGTTTCTCTGACCTTGGCTTCCAAAGTTTTTCTTTCCTATTCCACACAAATTTAGATGGAAATTCAGCATATGTGAGTTCTCTGGCCTGGGGATAGATTTTGTTGCATTCCATCCAGcccaaaaatttagaagttcTATTTGTTGTACGGTGCAAAACATCTTCTATTTGATCATCCTCGTTGTAAATAGCCAATTCTTTTCCTGGAAGATGAAACGAGAGTTTTTCTACTGGTGTAGTACGATAACAAATCAGGAAAGCAAAAATTCGCCAAGAAGCCTCACATGCAGACACATATCTAAAAAATCTTGGATTAGTTAGACacgtttttaaaatattttaaaagtgtaaataattaaatatgagaatgtttgacaattGAAAAGTTGTTACCTGcaattgaaaaactttttaatttcattttcctgatcttcttctcctacttTGGCTTTAACATAATCCGGACCTTTAGTGATGTACTAGAACAAATACTTTACTGAACGTGTCTGATTGCACCACTCAACATTTATATGAACACAAAAACGGAGTGATAAATCACGATTATAGGGAATGACGTAACTATTATCGTATTGAAAATCCCTTTTTCCACAACTCTCCCATCGTTTCGTTAACTATATATTGGATAACCAGCATCGTCGACAATAGTATTATCCATGAATGGTTTTGGGAAGAATTTAGTGCATTTTCCATTATTCATGCAGACACTATCCCTGTTCATAGGACCACATGGACCATGGATCATCACATCAGAAACAACTTCATATAAATACTTATCCACCTCTTTATCAGGAATTTCAGCGCTTATAAATTTATCAATGTCGTCTGTTGTACGCATCTTATTGTCTTGGtgcaaaaacagaatcatgTGCGCATGAGGCAGACCCCTCTTCTGAAGTTCTATTGTATACATGGCTGAAAAATGTGAAAACAGATAAACattaatatttaaacattaatatgtaaataataataaaaaatatttttaaacataccaGAATTTACGATACCGaaagttttttcctttgtcaCCTGGTCCAATACTCTATCAAGTTTCATCTTGAAAACTCGACTACATATATCGGGTCTATCTTCTTTACTAAGACGATACCTTTCTAGATAACGATCTATTTCAGGCCACATTGGGTTGCACGTAAAAGTTATGAAAAGATCAGGAAATCCATAATACTTGCAAGTAGCCATGGCGTCGAGATAATGTTGCATCATATATCTATTTCCACCGGTAAACGATGACGGAATAAATATCCTCTTTCCATGTTGTGCAAGATCTCCATTTCCTTTTTCAGCAACTTCAATTATCTTATCGACTCTTTCAGTTTGGAGTTTGCTTTGGTTCATCCAAATGTAGTTCAACCTGTTTGATTCGATAGTAGTGAATGCATCGACTAAAAACTGCTGGAAAAATTTGCCTGCCATAACAATAATCCAAGATTCTTCGTATCTTTCAAGTATTCTATACGCATAAAATTCCCTCATGGTGACCGTTTTCCTTTTACGTCCACGGGTATCCATGAACCCTATATCGATGCCTAAtctgaaaccatcttcaccataagGAAACAACAATGGGTATTGTAAAGGCAAGTATGCAGGATGAAGCTCACTTATCCTCTGTAAATTTCCCGAACGATTTTCTATAACAATATCACGTTTATTCACACCAGCCGTAAAATCTCTGGGTATTAGAGCAGCAACCTCTTTGCTGGTAGGAAGATTATGAGTTCTTGCATCAGTAGTTTTTTCTGAAGGTAACATTAATCGCAAACCTTCGCTACCGTCTTCCATATTAAATCTTTCACGTGCCGATCTAAACGCCCTAACATGCGGATTATGACTATCAAGCATCTTTTTTAATAGCCCAACAATCTCATGTCTTAAATCTCCCGAAGATCCAGATGTTctatatcaacaacaaaacaaaaaaatttatagtaatCATGATTAGAAGaatataacaaattatattaaagatatttaacaaatattaaagatattgggtaataactaaaataatttcTCACCGACTAAGTAATCTTTACATTGGGTACCATCATGAATAAGTTTGAAATCGACGAAATCATAGAAATCTTcccctccaacaattgaattctCTTTGTCTTGGTATtgtacaaaataacaattttgtaacAATGTGTAGTAGCTGAACATGAACCAGTCTGCTCAACAACCTTAAAGTCTTCGAAATCAAGCCAATCACCAACCTTGAATTTTGAGACAAAACGATCATAAACATCTCCACGAAAAGAGCATTGGACATTTACACCCTAATAAAACATAGAATTAATAACTGTCGCATAAGATATGTCAAAACAATATACTCAAACTTGTTAATATAACTTTAAGGTATTATTGCATATAcgcttaatttttgaaatatataatgagCTTGTGATTAGAATAAACTAAATACCTTAATATCATAtaaaaccatctccaaactTGGACCTTTCTCTTCCCACAGACACAAGACCTTCACACGAATTTTCCATTCATATTTTGAAGAATTCAATCGTGAAACATCATCGAAACGGCTATATCTAAccatagtttttttgttttctgttttcttctttgatttaggTTAAAAGCCAAAAAGAGTCGAatagacgtatatatatatatatgtaatttaattaatatattatttacatttatttttgtaagtGATATTTAAGAATACGTGTTTAGCGAATCATTTAACCAATTTGTATAGATCTCCAGGCATAATATCTCTACACTTCCCTTTATTTTAGAGATAAAGTAAACTTCTTAATGTTTATCATTACGGCTTTAAATGCTTATTTTacgttttctatttttacattaAACGTGATAATACACCGTATTCTATTCTGTTTTGAATATAGAATACTTCTTTAACGAATTATTAACCTTAcattaactttaaaatattcttCAAATTCTGATCAAATTTTTTATCACATTCTTTTAGAAATAATAGTTATCAATATAgcgattaattaatttattcaaattttgataaaGACCAAGAAATTTAGTATCCATTCGATTGTATTGTTAATAATTATATTCcacgattttttattttttgtcgatattataaaaaaacaccagattttcattaataaaataattaaactttcaaaatattcctatttcaaaaaatattcatccatatataacaatattcaaaaacaacaattataagATCTCAAGACATTCGTTCTAttattctctattttttgttcttctcctctcttcacGCCAGAATATTTGCTACGACACCaatcatttcttcttccatatacagtctatttaaaaaaaaataacaatgtcATATATTAGatctaataaaaaaactaatgaaattatttttagataaataCCGTGTATCTTAAATGGAAAATAAACGGCTTAGATTCTTTGCGATTAATAGCTTCTCTGCATAACACACCAAAAAAGTAGGGTTATGGTTAAACAGATTGTTCATAAACGATAGTAACATGTTCTGATTAAAGTATAAGTATCAGGATGACTTTTAAACACAAATTGTTACTGTGTTAATACcaaacactacaacaaatatgtacattgttagCATGAGAGAAACGctataatatgtaattcataGCTCTTTTACAAACGCTATGTTAGGCCACTGTTATTGTAGGTACCTCACATATGATAGCACAGAATTCGTATGCTATGATATAGTATTATACCATAGCAGTACAGAAATGCTATGTTATCCcgcttttcaaatttttaaagataatgttaTAAGTCATTTTACACGCTATGTTAAGAGTTTTTACCGTAATTATATCATAGCACTAATCGaatgctataatatattttattggatcacaaaattcatgctgttttatttattattataatttttttttcaaaatttatttaaatatatttatatttttacatttcataaaataatcaacatacataacataaattacattaaccaaaataagtcttacataacaaagtgTCACCaagtctaaaacaaaataaaattaacattaaaaagaataGAAACACTATTTGACATGTACATGTAACCCATCCAAGCCTTTCTTACTTGTAGCAAAGGCTCTCTTTTAGCTGCTCACTTAGCGTTTCTAGAAACAGTCCAATGAACAGCTACTAGTTCACTttgaatatatgaaaaagacatgTTAGTTATCCTCTCCATATGTATCTGctcatatgaaacaaaagaatcgtgAGAAGCCACAATATGCCATTAACCCTATAAGCAAATAGCAATCACATAGAGATAAATAAACCATAAATTGTAAGTGTTACCTATACATGAGCGGAAACCTACAAAACTTATTATTTAACGTTACAACATGTTCAAATAGACAACTAACAGATATGGGCAATGTGGGAACCTATACCAagacataaacacaaaaacataatgaAACGGATAAAACAAGCAGAGCAATAAGATATATTCCAAACCTTCATATGACTACCAAAACTTCCAATAAGATATTCCAACTCACATTATGAACTTGATGTACTCTGGTCGCTGCCAATATTGAAGATAGTTCAAGTATTCAATAAATGCTTCATCTTCAAAATACTGATTCTGTGCCAGGTCTACAAAACAGCATAACCCAAAGGATAAGGGCAAACACTTAAAAAAGCACAAAGACTAAACCCTAGAACGAATCCTCATAAACTATAgaagggaaaagaagaagagaaactaaCAGTGGATGTAAGTAGGATTGGCGAGACATTGAATGAATTCAAGTTCCAGTAAGAACTGTTGCCTTCCACCGTCGGGATCCTTGTAAGTTTTCTTTGGCCTGTAGATATGTGAATTAAACAACTAAAGAGTAGATTGAAACATATGAAAGAgtacagaagaggaagaagatgaacccACGGGGATGGAATCTCTGATgtatcatcatcaatctcctcgGGAGAAACAGTGAACctaaatcaaccaaaaacaagaatCGAATTTTGGATTTCTCAAGCGGAATCAGAAAAAGCTTCACACACCCACATTAGATCGACTGAGAGAACAGACAGAGAGGAGGACTATTTATGGTGGTTCTGATTTCTGAATTTAAGTTTGGGTTATCCACCAAAGTACTAAACCGGTTctgattaaaattgaaaatacaaaccTTATTTTCTTGCGCATCGTTGCTTTGCTAAGATCATAAGGCTTCTTTTGGCTAAAATTGTGCCTCCACCAAGACCTAAAACT comes from Camelina sativa cultivar DH55 chromosome 19, Cs, whole genome shotgun sequence and encodes:
- the LOC104765860 gene encoding mediator of RNA polymerase II transcription subunit 31-like; the encoded protein is MRKKIRFTVSPEEIDDDTSEIPSPPKKTYKDPDGGRQQFLLELEFIQCLANPTYIHYLAQNQYFEDEAFIEYLNYLQYWQRPEYIKFIIYIWRG